In one window of Zingiber officinale cultivar Zhangliang chromosome 11A, Zo_v1.1, whole genome shotgun sequence DNA:
- the LOC122032351 gene encoding reticuline oxidase-like, with amino-acid sequence MSRNLQFLFLILLDTSLFITIHSHDNNSALTACLHSSGVKNFTVSSTLAYSRLLNFSIRNLRFAGAGVPKPTALILPCSVEDLRNSILCLRAASLAIRVRSGGHSYEGLSYTANNGVPFAIVDLMTLNRVRVDSGSLFAWAESGASLGEIYYAVAASNRTLAFPAGSCATVGSGGHIAGGGFGLLSRKYGVAADNVVDAILVDSAGRVLNRDSMGEDVFWAIRGGGGGSWGVVYSWQLRLVPVPERVTVCTRTRSGSTRSVAELVHRWQYVAPNLPEEFYLSVSVAGSGDGNVSASFTGFFLASRKAAVSSLSRRFPELVLAESSCREVSWIESVVQFAGLDSVSELTSHESSGPEFFKAKSDYLRIPIDMAGMITTLDYLSRKQEAYLILDPYGGAMARVKSDQIPFPHRAGNLYGIQYIVYWTVEGDTARDKHVAWLREFYEYMSRHVTKNPRAAFVNYLDLDLGTVEWGRGGEGPTDAVSKARVYGERYFLGNYGRLVKAKNAIDKENVFNNPQSIPPLNK; translated from the coding sequence ATGTCGAGAAACCTCCAATTCCTTTTCCTCATCCTCCTCGATACCTCCCTCTTCATAACCATCCACTCACATGATAACAACTCAGCTCTCACCGCCTGCCTCCATTCTTCCGGGGTCAAAAACTTCACCGTTTCTTCCACTTTAGCGTACTCCCGCCTCCTCAACTTCTCTATCCGAAACCTTCGCTTCGCCGGCGCCGGTGTCCCTAAACCAACCGCTCTCATCCTTCCTTGCTCCGTAGAGGACCTCCGCAACTCCATCCTCTGCCTTCGCGCGGCCTCCTTGGCCATCAGAGTGCGTAGCGGCGGCCACAGCTACGAAGGCCTGTCATACACCGCCAACAACGGCGTCCCCTTCGCCATCGTCGACCTCATGACCCTGAACCGTGTCCGAGTCGACTCTGGCTCGCTCTTCGCCTGGGCTGAGTCCGGCGCTTCACTCGGCGAGATATACTATGCTGTTGCTGCCTCCAACCGGACTCTCGCTTTCCCTGCAGGCTCCTGCGCCACCGTCGGCAGTGGTGGTCACATCGCCGGAGGCGGGTTTGGATTGCTCTCTCGCAAGTACGGCGTCGCAGCCGACAACGTTGTCGATGCCATCCTGGTCGACTCGGCCGGGCGCGTCTTGAACAGGGACTCGATGGGCGAGGACGTCTTCTGGGCGAtccgcggcggcggcggcggcagttGGGGCGTCGTCTATTCCTGGCAGTTGCGGCTCGTCCCCGTGCCCGAGCGAGTCACAGTGTGCACCCGGACGCGCTCCGGGTCAACTCGCTCGGTGGCCGAGTTGGTCCACCGATGGCAGTACGTGGCCCCAAATCTCCCCGAAGAGTTTTACCTTTCCGTCTCCGTCGCCGGGTCAGGCGACGGCAACGTGTCTGCTTCCTTCACGGGTTTCTTCCTCGCGTCGAGGAAGGCAGCGGTCTCATCACTGAGTCGCCGATTCCCCGAGTTGGTGCTGGCGGAATCGAGCTGCCGCGAGGTAAGTTGGATCGAATCGGTTGTTCAATTCGCCGGGTTGGATTCGGTCTCCGAGCTGACGAGCCACGAATCGAGCGGTCCCGAATTCTTCAAGGCCAAATCGGACTACTTGCGCATCCCGATCGACATGGCCGGCATGATCACAACCCTTGATTATTTATCAAGAAAgcaagaagcataccttataTTGGATCCCTACGGAGGGGCGATGGCTAGGGTGAAAAGCGATCAAATTCCATTTCCTCACCGAGCCGGAAACTTATACGGGATCCAATACATAGTTTATTGGACGGTTGAAGGGGACACGGCGAGAGACAAGCACGTGGCATGGTTACGTGAATTCTACGAGTACATGAGCCGACATGTAACAAAGAATCCTCGAGCGGCTTTCGTGAACTACCTTGATTTGGATTTGGGAACGGTGGAGTGGggtagaggaggagaggggcCAACGGATGCTGTGAGTAAAGCACGAGTATACGGAGAGAGATATTTTTTGGGAAATTATGGAAGACTTGTGAAGGCGAAGAACGCAATTGATAAGGAAAACGTGTTTAATAATCCACAAAGTATACCACCTCTTAATAAGTAA